In a genomic window of Erinaceus europaeus chromosome 12, mEriEur2.1, whole genome shotgun sequence:
- the LOC132542001 gene encoding BUB3-interacting and GLEBS motif-containing protein ZNF207-like isoform X1, whose protein sequence is MAAGVPILRPLRAGAAAASSCDSFRFISAPGRGACREVERRTGASAILCLFPVGRGGGSWFGRVSDLPPRSCWFFVSHFSGQQSVTMGRKKKKQLKPWCWYCNRDFDDEKILIQHQKAKHFKCHICHKKLYTGPGLAIHCMQVHKETIDAVPNAIPGRTDIELEIYGMEGIPEKDMDERRRLLEQKTQAESQKKKQQDDSDEYDDDDSAASTSFQPQPVQPQQGYIPPMAQPGLPPVPGAPGMPPGIPPLMPGVPPLMPGMPPVMPGMPPGLHHQRKYTQSFCGENM, encoded by the exons ATGGCAGCCGGCGTCCCTATTCTCCGCCCACTtagggcgggggcggcggcggcttcGTCATGTGACTCTTTCCGCTTTATCTCCGCCCCTGGTCGCGGTGCCTGCCGGGAGGTAGAGCGCCGAACGGGAGCGTCGGCCATTTTGTGCCTGTTTCCTGTGGGACGCGGCGGTGGCAGTTGGTTCGGAAGAGTGAGCGATTTGCCCCCTCGGTCCTGTTGGTTTTTCGTCTCTCATTTCTCTGGTCAGCAGAGCGTAACCATGGGTcgtaagaagaagaagcagctgaAGCCGTGGTGCTG GTATTGTAACAGAGATTTTGATGATGAGAAGATCCTTATACAGCACCAAAAAGCAAAACATTTTAAATGTCACATATGTCATAAGAAATTATACACAGGACCTGGCTTAGCTATTCATTGCATGCAG GTGCATAAAGAGACAATAGATGCTGTACCAAATGCAATACCTGGGAGAACAGACATAGAGTTGGAAATATATGGTATGGAAGGTATTCCAGAAAAAGACATGGATGAAAGAAGACGACTTCTTGAACAGAAAACACAAG cagagagtCAAAAAAAGAAGCAACAAGATGATTCTGATGAGTATGATGATGATGACTCTGCAGCTTCAACTTCATTTCAACCACAGCCTGTTCAACCTCAGCAAGGGTATATCCCTCCAATGGCACAACCAGGACTACCCCCAGTTCCAGGGGCACCAGGAATGCCTCCAG GTATACCTCCATTAATGCCAGGTGTTCCTCCTTTGATGCCAGGAATGCCACCAGTTATGCCAGGAATGCCACCTGG ATTGCATCATCAGAGAAAATACACCCAGTCATTTTGCGGTGAAAACATGTAA
- the LOC132542001 gene encoding BUB3-interacting and GLEBS motif-containing protein ZNF207-like isoform X2, producing MAAGVPILRPLRAGAAAASSCDSFRFISAPGRGACREVERRTGASAILCLFPVGRGGGSWFGRVSDLPPRSCWFFVSHFSGQQSVTMGRKKKKQLKPWCWYCNRDFDDEKILIQHQKAKHFKCHICHKKLYTGPGLAIHCMQVHKETIDAVPNAIPGRTDIELEIYGMEGIPEKDMDERRRLLEQKTQESQKKKQQDDSDEYDDDDSAASTSFQPQPVQPQQGYIPPMAQPGLPPVPGAPGMPPGIPPLMPGVPPLMPGMPPVMPGMPPGLHHQRKYTQSFCGENM from the exons ATGGCAGCCGGCGTCCCTATTCTCCGCCCACTtagggcgggggcggcggcggcttcGTCATGTGACTCTTTCCGCTTTATCTCCGCCCCTGGTCGCGGTGCCTGCCGGGAGGTAGAGCGCCGAACGGGAGCGTCGGCCATTTTGTGCCTGTTTCCTGTGGGACGCGGCGGTGGCAGTTGGTTCGGAAGAGTGAGCGATTTGCCCCCTCGGTCCTGTTGGTTTTTCGTCTCTCATTTCTCTGGTCAGCAGAGCGTAACCATGGGTcgtaagaagaagaagcagctgaAGCCGTGGTGCTG GTATTGTAACAGAGATTTTGATGATGAGAAGATCCTTATACAGCACCAAAAAGCAAAACATTTTAAATGTCACATATGTCATAAGAAATTATACACAGGACCTGGCTTAGCTATTCATTGCATGCAG GTGCATAAAGAGACAATAGATGCTGTACCAAATGCAATACCTGGGAGAACAGACATAGAGTTGGAAATATATGGTATGGAAGGTATTCCAGAAAAAGACATGGATGAAAGAAGACGACTTCTTGAACAGAAAACACAAG agagtCAAAAAAAGAAGCAACAAGATGATTCTGATGAGTATGATGATGATGACTCTGCAGCTTCAACTTCATTTCAACCACAGCCTGTTCAACCTCAGCAAGGGTATATCCCTCCAATGGCACAACCAGGACTACCCCCAGTTCCAGGGGCACCAGGAATGCCTCCAG GTATACCTCCATTAATGCCAGGTGTTCCTCCTTTGATGCCAGGAATGCCACCAGTTATGCCAGGAATGCCACCTGG ATTGCATCATCAGAGAAAATACACCCAGTCATTTTGCGGTGAAAACATGTAA